A single window of Nitrospiria bacterium DNA harbors:
- the hflX gene encoding GTPase HflX, which translates to MVTPELGRFLAELSRDIGRQIGLLVNRGGEVDKVIVGNEREIVIPDLSDYRLGRKRLRGVRCLHTHLKNEPLTKDDLNDLALLRLDVMVAIGVQKNGLPGDISVAHLLPPNPENKPFEILGPISFHRFHLDFFAFISSLEDEMERVLGAQVNLKDRRERAILVSVSMKNRSAQEESVEELKELARSDNVNVLEVVLQRPKTLNPKYLMGKGKLNELIITALQKGATLLIFDQNLTPGQVKAIGELTELKVIDRTQLILDIFARRAHTRDGKVQVELAQLKYLLPRLAERSTALSRLTGGIGGRGPGETRLEIDRRRVMDKITRLEKELKTLSHARRERKSLRIESGIPIVSIVGYTNAGKSTLLNSLTGSHIKTENLLFATLDTTTRRLRFPREREIIITDTVGFIQELPPDLLGAFRPTLDELKDANLLIHLVDVSHPHFEDQMVSVENILSELELHSIPRLLVFNKEDQRDPVEVKNLCLQYEAISISALHRESLPKVTTAIEEHFWAPH; encoded by the coding sequence TTGGTAACCCCTGAATTAGGGCGTTTTCTTGCGGAACTCAGTAGGGATATTGGACGCCAGATCGGTCTTTTGGTCAACCGGGGCGGTGAGGTTGATAAAGTTATTGTCGGAAATGAAAGGGAAATTGTTATTCCTGATCTCTCCGACTACCGGTTGGGAAGAAAACGCCTCAGAGGGGTTCGCTGCCTCCACACCCATCTTAAAAATGAACCCCTCACCAAGGACGATTTAAACGATTTAGCCCTTCTTCGTTTGGATGTAATGGTTGCAATTGGTGTCCAAAAAAATGGGCTTCCCGGAGATATATCCGTGGCCCATCTTCTTCCCCCTAACCCAGAGAATAAGCCCTTTGAAATTTTGGGGCCGATTTCTTTTCACCGCTTTCACCTTGATTTTTTTGCCTTCATTTCCTCCTTAGAGGATGAAATGGAACGGGTTTTAGGGGCCCAAGTCAATTTAAAGGACAGGCGTGAACGTGCGATTTTGGTTTCTGTTTCCATGAAAAATAGATCCGCCCAAGAGGAATCGGTGGAAGAACTAAAAGAGCTAGCCCGATCAGATAATGTCAATGTATTGGAGGTGGTCCTTCAGCGGCCCAAAACCCTAAACCCGAAATATCTAATGGGAAAAGGAAAACTGAACGAACTAATTATTACTGCACTTCAGAAAGGGGCGACGCTCCTCATTTTTGATCAAAATTTAACTCCTGGTCAAGTGAAAGCCATTGGAGAATTAACAGAACTCAAAGTCATTGACCGGACCCAGTTGATTTTAGATATTTTTGCCAGAAGGGCTCACACACGGGACGGAAAGGTCCAGGTAGAATTGGCGCAATTAAAATATTTATTGCCCCGTCTTGCCGAGCGGAGTACCGCCCTTTCAAGGCTTACGGGTGGAATAGGAGGGAGAGGGCCAGGAGAGACCCGGTTGGAGATCGACCGGCGCCGCGTTATGGATAAAATTACTCGCCTTGAAAAAGAACTTAAAACCCTCAGCCATGCCCGCCGGGAGAGAAAAAGCCTAAGGATTGAAAGCGGAATTCCAATTGTTTCCATTGTGGGGTATACCAATGCGGGAAAATCAACCCTATTAAATTCCCTTACTGGAAGCCATATCAAAACCGAAAATTTGCTTTTTGCAACATTGGATACAACCACTAGAAGGTTGCGTTTTCCCCGTGAAAGGGAAATCATCATTACAGATACCGTTGGTTTTATTCAAGAACTCCCACCGGACCTTCTGGGGGCGTTTCGGCCAACCTTGGATGAATTAAAGGATGCCAATTTGTTGATCCATTTGGTTGATGTGAGCCACCCTCATTTTGAGGATCAAATGGTTTCTGTTGAAAATATTTTGTCTGAACTTGAACTGCATTCAATTCCCCGCCTATTGGTTTTCAACAAGGAAGACCAACGGGACCCCGTAGAAGTGAAAAATCTCTGCCTTCAATACGAAGCAATATCTATTTCGGCTTTACACCGGGAATCCCTCCCAAAGGTGACCACGGCGATTGAAGAACATTTTTGGGCCCCCCATTAA
- a CDS encoding DUF2703 domain-containing protein yields MKKLKIDFLFLDLSTCKRCIGTHQNLEEALRKISTRIKNSGYIP; encoded by the coding sequence ATGAAAAAATTAAAAATTGATTTTCTATTCCTGGATTTATCCACTTGTAAAAGGTGTATTGGGACCCATCAAAATCTTGAAGAGGCCCTTAGAAAAATTTCAACCCGAATTAAAAACTCTGGGTATATTCCCTGA
- a CDS encoding SUMF1/EgtB/PvdO family nonheme iron enzyme yields MKKDSYTIGVALVFISFVLMVGFFIYENWKLNKTRKLVDNLKATKPTVEAEKRDYSQFKLVDTDDGGKMVFIPGGHFSMGSPPAEGDSDEIPQRVVYISPFYIDLYEITHDQFSRFVKGTKFPKPVIPYFEDDLSLINRPELPVVGVSWEHANEYCKWIGKRLPTEAEWEKAARGDRALKWPWGNHFSEDFVNSESEVDGYRYSAPPGKFEKGRSPFGVYDMAGNVAEWVADWYDPDYYQEGIFRNPKGPDQGKHRGYRGGSWNDSSANLRTPKRFAAAPHQSGVTIGFRCVMDPLEKEG; encoded by the coding sequence ATGAAAAAAGATTCTTATACCATCGGTGTAGCATTGGTCTTTATTTCCTTTGTGTTGATGGTTGGTTTTTTTATCTATGAGAATTGGAAGTTAAATAAAACCAGAAAGTTGGTTGATAATTTAAAAGCCACTAAACCGACTGTGGAGGCTGAGAAGAGAGATTACAGCCAGTTTAAATTAGTTGATACTGACGATGGGGGAAAGATGGTCTTTATTCCCGGGGGACATTTTTCCATGGGGAGCCCACCCGCCGAGGGGGATTCTGATGAGATTCCCCAACGGGTTGTGTATATTTCTCCTTTTTATATAGACCTTTATGAAATTACCCATGACCAATTTTCCAGGTTTGTTAAGGGGACTAAGTTTCCTAAACCCGTCATTCCTTATTTTGAAGATGACCTCTCTTTGATTAACCGGCCTGAACTTCCCGTAGTGGGGGTTTCATGGGAGCATGCAAACGAGTATTGTAAATGGATCGGAAAAAGGTTGCCCACCGAGGCCGAATGGGAAAAGGCTGCCAGGGGAGACAGGGCTTTGAAATGGCCATGGGGTAATCATTTTTCGGAAGATTTTGTCAATAGCGAGAGCGAAGTCGATGGATATCGATATTCCGCGCCCCCGGGAAAATTTGAAAAAGGAAGAAGCCCTTTTGGGGTTTATGATATGGCCGGAAATGTGGCTGAATGGGTCGCTGATTGGTATGACCCTGATTATTATCAGGAGGGGATTTTTCGAAATCCAAAAGGCCCTGATCAGGGAAAGCACCGGGGCTACCGGGGAGGTTCCTGGAATGATTCTTCAGCTAATTTACGGACACCCAAACGGTTTGCTGCGGCACCCCATCAATCCGGTGTGACGATTGGTTTTCGATGTGTAATGGACCCTTTGGAAAAGGAGGGTTGA
- a CDS encoding peroxiredoxin: MLTIGDPAPDFSLKGVYQEKIKTYTLKEKRGKWLVLFFYPADFTFICPTEVVGFSEKSNLFQSEGAQIYGISIDPVESHQSWAKELGGISYPLLADPEKKTAMAFHVLHPSEEVALRATFIIDGDGIIQHSTASHMNVGRSVEETLRVFQALRTGRLCPAGWNPGDPTGNLEHKY; this comes from the coding sequence ATGCTGACCATTGGTGACCCAGCCCCGGATTTTTCTTTAAAAGGGGTTTATCAAGAAAAGATAAAGACCTACACCCTCAAAGAAAAACGGGGGAAGTGGTTGGTTCTCTTTTTTTACCCAGCGGATTTTACCTTTATCTGCCCAACAGAGGTAGTTGGTTTTAGCGAAAAATCCAACCTCTTTCAATCCGAAGGGGCACAGATTTATGGGATCAGCATCGATCCTGTTGAAAGTCATCAATCTTGGGCGAAAGAACTGGGCGGAATTTCCTATCCCCTTCTCGCAGACCCGGAAAAAAAAACGGCCATGGCCTTTCATGTTTTGCACCCCTCAGAAGAGGTGGCCCTCAGGGCCACCTTCATTATCGATGGGGACGGCATAATACAGCATAGTACAGCTTCCCACATGAATGTAGGGCGAAGTGTAGAGGAGACCTTGAGGGTCTTTCAAGCCCTTCGTACAGGCCGGTTGTGCCCTGCAGGCTGGAACCCGGGAGACCCGACTGGTAACCTTGAACACAAGTACTGA
- a CDS encoding VIT1/CCC1 transporter family protein — MVSLQTTEEKRKRIETRGRIREFVFGIQDGLISTVGLLAGMQAAGTTQFVILMAGTASVLSGAFSMAAGSFLSSKAEKEIFDHELEKEAQFVEKEPYLAQEGLLHALHEEGLPKETSFRIVKLLHQEKSVFVSTFQEKVLGLGSADVNNPVLAALVMAISFILGGVIPLTPFFVLSPKIALGVSVGLAGLVLFVVGVFKGYLAGQFWGRSGLEFLAIALVASAIGYGIGFILERFVGTPLPAGL, encoded by the coding sequence ATGGTGAGCTTACAGACCACTGAGGAAAAACGAAAAAGGATTGAAACCAGGGGTCGGATCCGGGAATTTGTTTTCGGGATTCAAGACGGCCTCATCAGCACCGTGGGACTTTTGGCCGGGATGCAAGCGGCGGGAACCACCCAGTTTGTCATTCTCATGGCAGGAACCGCCTCGGTTTTATCCGGGGCATTTTCGATGGCTGCGGGATCTTTTTTATCCTCGAAAGCCGAAAAGGAAATTTTTGATCACGAACTGGAAAAGGAAGCCCAGTTCGTAGAAAAAGAACCCTACCTTGCCCAAGAAGGACTCCTTCACGCACTTCACGAAGAAGGACTTCCTAAAGAGACTAGTTTTCGAATCGTTAAACTCCTTCATCAGGAAAAGTCTGTTTTTGTCTCCACCTTCCAAGAAAAGGTTCTCGGTTTAGGAAGTGCTGATGTGAATAACCCGGTCTTAGCCGCCCTGGTCATGGCCATCTCTTTCATTCTCGGAGGGGTTATCCCTTTAACCCCTTTTTTTGTACTCTCCCCTAAAATTGCTTTGGGGGTTTCCGTTGGCCTTGCCGGCTTGGTTCTGTTCGTTGTAGGCGTGTTTAAAGGGTATCTGGCGGGGCAGTTTTGGGGACGTTCAGGGTTGGAATTTTTGGCCATCGCTCTGGTGGCATCTGCCATCGGTTATGGTATCGGCTTCATCCTGGAGCGGTTCGTGGGAACCCCTCTCCCGGCAGGTTTATAA
- the arsC gene encoding arsenate reductase (glutaredoxin) (This arsenate reductase requires both glutathione and glutaredoxin to convert arsenate to arsenite, after which the efflux transporter formed by ArsA and ArsB can extrude the arsenite from the cell, providing resistance.), translating to MGPKEVVIYHNPRCGKSRETLALLREKGIEPKVVEYLKTPPGPKALEELLTLLEMAPRDLMRKKEKEYTSLKLNDPSKGRKVLIDAMVVHPILIERPIVVANGKAVLGRPPENVNKIL from the coding sequence ATGGGACCGAAAGAAGTGGTGATTTATCATAACCCCCGGTGTGGGAAAAGCCGTGAGACCTTGGCCCTCCTCCGGGAAAAAGGAATAGAACCCAAAGTGGTGGAATATTTAAAAACCCCTCCCGGTCCAAAGGCGTTAGAAGAACTTTTAACTTTATTGGAAATGGCCCCCAGAGATTTGATGAGAAAGAAAGAGAAGGAATATACTTCCCTAAAACTGAATGATCCCTCCAAAGGCAGGAAGGTATTGATTGATGCCATGGTGGTTCATCCGATTTTGATAGAAAGGCCCATTGTGGTTGCCAATGGAAAAGCCGTTCTGGGTAGGCCTCCTGAGAACGTGAACAAGATTTTATGA
- a CDS encoding FmdE family protein, translating into MFQTFEQVVAFHGHLCMDIALGYRVAKAALEELSSQRPKDEELVAEVETDSCSVDAIQAVTGCTFGKGNLFYHPNGKAAYSFYDRTSKKAIRIYCHFWKGFDEGEGIDFMNQMNKVLAGKATPEDVFTFQKTMENISKRILDAPAQELFTISHIQKTPPSPARIFKSKSCDQCKEWTMETCLHQKNNKMLCPSCFKST; encoded by the coding sequence ATGTTTCAAACCTTTGAACAGGTTGTGGCCTTTCACGGCCATCTGTGCATGGATATCGCACTAGGGTATCGCGTGGCCAAAGCCGCCCTTGAGGAACTCTCCTCCCAAAGACCCAAAGACGAGGAGCTGGTGGCCGAGGTGGAAACGGACTCCTGTTCTGTGGATGCCATCCAAGCCGTCACGGGTTGCACCTTCGGAAAAGGAAATCTGTTCTACCACCCGAATGGTAAGGCAGCCTATTCTTTTTATGATCGAACATCGAAAAAAGCCATTCGGATTTATTGCCATTTTTGGAAGGGGTTCGATGAGGGTGAAGGAATCGATTTCATGAATCAGATGAACAAAGTGCTCGCTGGAAAAGCAACCCCAGAAGATGTTTTTACCTTCCAAAAAACAATGGAGAACATCTCCAAACGGATACTGGATGCCCCTGCCCAGGAGTTATTTACCATCAGCCACATACAAAAAACACCCCCTTCTCCCGCCCGGATTTTTAAATCCAAATCCTGTGATCAGTGCAAGGAATGGACAATGGAAACCTGTCTCCATCAAAAAAACAATAAAATGCTTTGCCCCTCTTGTTTCAAATCCACCTGA
- a CDS encoding kelch repeat-containing protein: protein MFKLNYIQVPALFFLFSVLIPSCGGSVDNGQPSVIVGPKGGSVTSPDGKATVTIPPGALSQDVLIRITQITTQPFLQIDSSYQFEPSGIIFSQPVTISIHYEEAALFSDLDEANFVLGKLLAGGWVGVQSSSVDMVQNKVNGTTMGFSTFGVIVMKTGKSFVQTGSLKNQRIAHTATLLKNGRVLIAGGTDITNSIYDSAELYNISKGSFESTGNMAEPRNGHLATLLPNGNVLITGGFGNGFLKKAEMYDPSIQGFRMAGSLLNARVDHTATLLTNGNVLITGGSDQINIFSSAELYQASTGQFVETGPMAIGRIDHSATLLPGGKVLIAGGKNSSGNVSDSAELYDPFSGLFKPAGFMTKPRFSHSATLLANGKILIAGGIDGDGNFLASADWYDPGTGLFESVGQLNEGRRSHSAVLLPTGQVLLLGGFGRSGILSSAEMYDPVSESFTVLGEMTMTRFLSTVTLLPNGKVLIAGGTTLRIGAELYDPVGDLFKSLGKLTENRSGHSATLLPSNGTVLIAGGVNQGQQVLSSAEIFDPGTNGFFKIANMGEERFNHIAVSLLDGRVLIAGGFGKGFLSTAELYDSLSETFIPTGHMSVPRSNHTATVLGDGRVLVTGGFDNNTIFASSEIYDPQTGRFSFTGSMIDPRESHTATLLPGGKVLIAGGGNKNKILNSAEIFDPATGTFGLIGEMMEARFGHTANTLPNGKVLIAGGFGSNYLSSAELFNPTEEKFLLTGSLTRPRINHTATVLLSRGRVLFTGGFDQNNIFSSAELYDSTGGVFGKTASMAITRFSHTATILLDEQVLIAGGDAHGGNFQVVGSAELLE from the coding sequence GTGTTTAAATTGAATTACATTCAAGTTCCTGCCCTTTTTTTCCTGTTTTCTGTTTTAATCCCATCCTGTGGGGGTTCCGTTGACAATGGCCAACCCTCAGTGATCGTAGGGCCCAAGGGGGGATCGGTTACCAGCCCGGATGGAAAAGCAACGGTAACCATTCCTCCTGGGGCCCTTTCTCAGGATGTTTTGATTCGCATTACACAAATCACCACACAACCTTTTCTTCAAATAGATTCCTCCTACCAATTTGAACCCAGTGGTATTATTTTTTCTCAACCGGTAACCATTTCTATTCATTATGAGGAAGCCGCTCTTTTTTCGGATTTAGATGAAGCTAATTTTGTTTTGGGAAAACTCCTGGCGGGGGGGTGGGTCGGGGTTCAATCATCTTCCGTTGATATGGTCCAGAATAAAGTGAACGGAACAACCATGGGTTTCAGTACCTTTGGGGTTATTGTGATGAAAACGGGAAAAAGTTTTGTTCAAACAGGGAGTTTAAAAAATCAACGGATTGCCCATACCGCTACGCTTTTAAAGAATGGAAGGGTTCTTATTGCGGGAGGAACAGATATTACCAATTCCATTTACGATAGTGCAGAACTCTATAACATATCAAAAGGGTCCTTTGAGAGCACGGGGAACATGGCGGAACCCCGAAATGGTCATTTGGCAACACTGCTTCCCAATGGCAATGTTCTCATTACCGGGGGTTTTGGAAATGGGTTTTTGAAAAAGGCTGAAATGTATGACCCATCCATACAAGGGTTCCGGATGGCGGGAAGTTTATTGAATGCCCGGGTGGATCACACCGCAACCTTGTTAACCAATGGCAATGTTCTTATTACAGGGGGGTCTGACCAAATTAATATTTTTTCGAGTGCGGAGCTTTATCAGGCTTCAACAGGTCAATTTGTGGAGACCGGACCCATGGCCATTGGGCGCATTGATCATTCAGCCACCCTCCTCCCGGGGGGAAAGGTTCTCATTGCCGGAGGAAAAAATTCAAGTGGTAATGTTTCGGACAGCGCGGAACTTTACGATCCGTTTTCCGGTTTGTTTAAACCGGCTGGATTCATGACGAAACCCCGTTTTTCACATTCGGCCACCCTATTAGCGAATGGAAAAATTCTGATCGCCGGGGGAATAGATGGCGATGGAAATTTTTTAGCCAGTGCGGATTGGTATGACCCAGGGACGGGTCTATTTGAGTCGGTGGGACAATTAAATGAAGGCCGGCGATCTCATTCTGCTGTTTTATTACCCACTGGACAGGTCCTCCTTCTGGGTGGTTTCGGGCGGTCAGGTATTCTTTCAAGCGCGGAAATGTATGATCCGGTTTCTGAGTCATTCACCGTGTTAGGGGAAATGACGATGACCCGTTTTCTATCCACCGTAACCCTTTTGCCCAATGGAAAAGTTCTCATTGCAGGGGGAACGACCCTCAGGATTGGAGCAGAATTGTATGATCCTGTAGGCGATTTATTTAAAAGTCTGGGCAAATTAACCGAAAACCGTAGCGGGCATTCGGCAACGCTTCTCCCGTCTAACGGAACCGTTTTAATCGCGGGGGGGGTTAATCAAGGCCAACAGGTTCTTTCCAGTGCGGAGATTTTTGACCCGGGAACCAATGGGTTTTTCAAAATTGCTAATATGGGAGAGGAGCGGTTCAACCATATCGCTGTTTCCCTGCTGGATGGAAGAGTCCTGATTGCAGGAGGGTTTGGAAAAGGGTTTCTTTCCACTGCGGAATTATACGATTCTTTGAGTGAAACCTTTATACCTACGGGGCATATGTCTGTCCCTCGATCCAATCATACCGCCACGGTTTTGGGGGACGGACGGGTTCTCGTGACCGGGGGGTTTGACAATAACACCATTTTTGCAAGTTCCGAAATATATGACCCACAAACCGGGAGGTTCAGTTTTACGGGAAGCATGATTGACCCCAGGGAATCCCATACGGCGACTCTTCTTCCCGGTGGTAAAGTGCTGATTGCGGGGGGAGGAAATAAAAATAAAATTTTAAATAGTGCTGAGATTTTTGATCCCGCAACAGGAACGTTTGGGTTGATTGGGGAAATGATGGAGGCCCGTTTCGGACACACGGCCAACACCTTGCCGAATGGGAAGGTGTTGATTGCAGGAGGGTTTGGGTCCAATTACCTTTCCAGTGCCGAACTTTTCAACCCCACCGAAGAAAAGTTCCTGTTAACGGGGTCCCTTACCCGGCCTAGGATCAATCACACCGCTACTGTTTTATTGAGCAGGGGGAGGGTTTTATTCACTGGAGGTTTCGATCAAAACAATATTTTTTCAAGCGCTGAGCTTTATGATTCTACCGGTGGTGTTTTCGGGAAAACTGCCAGTATGGCCATTACCCGGTTTTCCCACACGGCGACGATTCTGTTGGATGAACAGGTTCTTATTGCAGGGGGAGATGCACATGGGGGGAATTTTCAAGTTGTGGGATCTGCAGAATTATTAGAATAA
- a CDS encoding ammonium transporter, with amino-acid sequence MRSLIKIGWSFFAFATFETLTLSRAFADQGSGLNTGDTAWMLTSVVLVLFMTIPGLSLFYAGLVRSKNVLSILMQCFSITCLMTVLWLIYGYSLAFGNGGPLNPFVGGFEKALLLGVDREALSGTIPETVFAMFQLTFAIITPALIVGGFAERIKFSAVLWFSVLWVTLVYAPICHWVWGSGGWLAERGLMDFAGGTVVHINAGVAALVAAIVMGKRTGFPDTPMAPHNMTMTVTGASMLWVGWFGFNAGSAVASDGNAGMAMIVTHIGAAAGSLAWMFSEWLKHGKPSVLGIVTGMVAGLGTITPASGFVGPLGALAIGTTAGIVCFWATHIMKRILHIDDSLDVFPVHGIGGITGTLLTGIFAAASLGGVGFGENGSMGQQIVTQFIGVGATIVWCGVVSFIIFKVIDATVGLRINEEDETEGLDIVLHNERGYNL; translated from the coding sequence ATGCGTTCATTAATAAAAATAGGTTGGAGTTTTTTTGCTTTTGCTACTTTTGAGACCCTTACCCTTTCCAGGGCCTTTGCGGATCAAGGTTCAGGGCTCAATACGGGAGATACGGCTTGGATGCTTACTTCCGTGGTACTGGTTTTGTTTATGACTATTCCTGGGCTCTCTCTTTTTTATGCGGGTTTGGTCCGTAGTAAAAATGTTTTATCGATTTTGATGCAGTGTTTCAGCATCACCTGTCTGATGACGGTATTGTGGCTGATATACGGATATAGTCTTGCCTTTGGAAATGGAGGACCTCTGAACCCGTTTGTGGGAGGATTTGAAAAAGCCCTTCTTTTAGGGGTGGACCGGGAGGCTTTGAGTGGGACCATCCCCGAAACGGTTTTTGCCATGTTTCAACTAACCTTTGCGATTATTACCCCGGCCCTCATTGTTGGGGGATTTGCCGAACGGATTAAATTTTCTGCGGTTCTTTGGTTTTCTGTTCTTTGGGTGACATTGGTTTATGCCCCGATCTGTCATTGGGTTTGGGGTTCAGGTGGTTGGTTGGCAGAACGGGGTTTAATGGATTTTGCGGGGGGAACCGTGGTCCATATCAATGCGGGGGTGGCGGCACTGGTTGCAGCGATTGTAATGGGGAAACGGACTGGATTTCCCGATACCCCAATGGCTCCCCATAATATGACCATGACGGTAACAGGGGCTTCCATGCTTTGGGTCGGTTGGTTTGGCTTTAATGCAGGCAGTGCGGTTGCCTCGGATGGCAATGCGGGAATGGCCATGATCGTCACCCATATTGGGGCGGCCGCAGGTTCTCTGGCTTGGATGTTTAGTGAATGGTTAAAACATGGAAAACCAAGCGTATTAGGGATTGTGACCGGGATGGTTGCAGGGTTGGGGACCATCACCCCCGCCTCGGGATTTGTTGGACCTTTAGGCGCATTGGCAATTGGAACCACCGCTGGAATCGTGTGTTTTTGGGCGACCCATATTATGAAACGGATTTTACATATAGATGATTCCCTTGATGTTTTCCCTGTCCATGGGATCGGGGGGATTACGGGAACCCTTTTGACCGGTATTTTTGCAGCGGCCAGTCTAGGGGGCGTTGGTTTTGGAGAAAATGGATCAATGGGTCAACAAATAGTAACCCAGTTCATCGGGGTGGGTGCCACCATTGTGTGGTGCGGTGTCGTTTCGTTTATTATCTTTAAAGTGATAGACGCTACGGTTGGTTTAAGAATTAATGAGGAGGATGAAACAGAGGGCTTGGATATTGTCCTTCATAATGAGCGGGGATATAATCTTTAA
- a CDS encoding P-II family nitrogen regulator: MKLVSAIIKPFKLDDVRAALSEIGVQGMTVIEVKGFGRQKGHTEIYRGAEYTVDFQPKVKIEVAIEASMMDQVIETIIKSAKTGKIGDGKIFVHDLSQVIRIRTGESGKEAL; this comes from the coding sequence ATGAAATTGGTGAGTGCCATCATCAAACCTTTTAAATTAGATGATGTTCGGGCGGCCCTTTCCGAAATTGGTGTACAAGGAATGACCGTTATTGAAGTTAAGGGTTTTGGCCGACAAAAGGGGCATACTGAGATCTACCGAGGAGCGGAGTATACGGTGGATTTCCAGCCCAAGGTCAAAATTGAAGTGGCCATTGAAGCCAGCATGATGGATCAGGTAATTGAAACCATCATCAAATCCGCCAAAACGGGAAAAATTGGCGATGGAAAAATATTTGTTCATGACTTGTCACAGGTCATTCGAATTCGGACAGGAGAAAGTGGAAAAGAGGCCCTGTAA